A window of the Butyricimonas faecalis genome harbors these coding sequences:
- a CDS encoding Kelch repeat-containing protein: MKKKIAILLWLLGILTACVRETGIPVGENSFAEEAYRPEIALSAVDSITCYGATVRVNLKSAGGRKVVGGICYYSLDSLVRLEYRDSIPMILQGDSVYIAKLAGLIPGEDYYCRISVKNEEWESCLEKFVFTTKDNANSEIKFYTGAKFQAYDYVDFYAQVNGSFDSIGFVYGKDPYLRRNSSYSEEIEKFQENHQYGIYITDYELDTTYYCRFFVFKGKELYYSSVLSAKTAKMVLAEISTSPVTNVSSSSAKTGFMLLGRSSSKIKRLGFCLGTSLHPTVERGEESDRVIEESIMDYNQIELTGLLPRTTYYLRAFVENASGIAYAEEYSFTTKTPGEKVNEPWKKVTGLPERVSENAILVRAGENLFLADSWQNLWKYNLSTLSWKKCADLPGLKHERLALTSVDSVLYCNYNSQENNYGLACYNIARDEWSSLIDSLNSCDFRGGVLCDGTIYYILRSRSGLIAYDVQQEKYEILGSSHVFPWPYYIFSVDSSIYVGRGSGILQYSLSSGVWRSRTDAPYAGSLPYLFQKDGYLYRCGGMFAYQTSAQGYLPILLRYDAVRDSWQRKADCPVESVGFINMFSGGDAIIDDGYVVCEGCIWQYFPEEDIDCQLITVD, translated from the coding sequence ATGAAAAAAAAGATTGCTATATTGTTGTGGCTCTTGGGTATATTGACGGCTTGTGTGCGGGAGACCGGTATCCCGGTTGGAGAGAATTCTTTTGCTGAAGAAGCCTATCGTCCCGAGATTGCACTTTCTGCAGTTGACTCGATAACTTGTTATGGGGCAACCGTTCGGGTGAATTTAAAATCTGCTGGAGGGCGGAAGGTGGTGGGAGGAATTTGTTATTATAGTTTGGATTCCTTGGTACGACTCGAATATAGAGACTCCATACCTATGATATTGCAAGGAGATTCGGTGTATATAGCCAAATTGGCGGGATTGATACCGGGAGAGGACTATTATTGTCGTATTTCGGTGAAAAATGAGGAATGGGAGTCTTGTTTGGAGAAGTTCGTGTTTACCACAAAAGATAATGCAAATTCAGAGATTAAATTTTATACAGGGGCGAAATTTCAGGCTTATGATTATGTTGATTTTTATGCGCAAGTAAATGGTAGTTTTGATTCTATCGGCTTTGTTTATGGAAAAGATCCTTATTTGCGAAGAAATTCTTCCTATTCGGAGGAAATAGAGAAATTTCAAGAAAATCATCAGTATGGAATCTACATCACGGATTATGAATTGGATACCACTTATTATTGTCGTTTTTTTGTCTTTAAAGGAAAAGAATTATATTATAGTTCAGTGCTTAGTGCCAAAACGGCAAAGATGGTTCTGGCGGAAATCAGTACATCTCCCGTTACGAATGTTTCTTCATCCTCGGCAAAGACCGGTTTCATGCTATTGGGTAGGAGTTCTTCGAAGATAAAACGTTTGGGCTTTTGTCTCGGGACCTCGTTACATCCGACGGTAGAACGAGGAGAGGAAAGCGATCGGGTGATTGAGGAAAGCATTATGGATTACAATCAAATTGAATTGACCGGTTTACTTCCCCGAACGACTTATTATCTTCGAGCGTTTGTGGAAAATGCTAGTGGAATTGCGTATGCAGAGGAGTATTCCTTTACAACAAAAACTCCCGGGGAAAAAGTCAATGAACCTTGGAAGAAAGTAACGGGATTGCCAGAACGAGTTTCGGAGAATGCAATATTGGTGCGAGCCGGCGAAAACCTTTTTTTAGCGGATTCCTGGCAAAATTTGTGGAAATACAATTTATCCACGCTCTCTTGGAAAAAATGTGCGGATTTACCAGGACTTAAGCATGAACGATTGGCATTGACTTCCGTGGATAGTGTCCTTTATTGTAATTATAATTCCCAAGAGAATAATTATGGTTTGGCCTGTTATAATATTGCAAGGGACGAATGGAGCTCATTAATTGATTCGTTGAATTCCTGTGATTTTCGTGGAGGGGTGTTGTGTGACGGGACAATATATTACATACTGAGATCGAGGTCTGGTTTGATAGCGTATGATGTGCAGCAAGAAAAATATGAGATATTGGGGTCGAGTCACGTGTTCCCGTGGCCTTATTACATATTTTCGGTAGATTCTAGTATTTATGTGGGACGAGGTAGTGGCATACTTCAATATTCTCTTTCGAGTGGGGTTTGGAGATCACGTACGGATGCGCCTTATGCGGGAAGTCTTCCCTATCTTTTTCAGAAAGACGGTTATTTGTATCGTTGTGGAGGTATGTTTGCTTATCAAACAAGTGCGCAAGGATATTTGCCGATTTTATTGCGTTATGATGCGGTCAGAGATAGCTGGCAGCGTAAGGCAGATTGTCCTGTAGAAAGTGTAGGTTTTATTAATATGTTTTCCGGTGGCGATGCGATAATAGACGATGGCTATGTGGTGTGTGAGGGATGTATTTGGCAATATTTCCCGGAAGAAGATATAGATTGTCAATTAATAACGGTTGATTAA
- a CDS encoding Kelch repeat-containing protein, with protein sequence MKVLFFSICLFFVLEACVRESNSPLGSGSYSPQAGVPVSEIEMDTCLPNDVYLRVCLKSTGERKIVKALFVYSMDSLLREEYRDTIVLTLANDTTYGVRLFNLIPDLSYYCQAIVQNAEFTGVSPEFVFNTPSSDGSVRMLSFISAQTYQHIFMHEYTEGEPDSVGLVWGTDPYVRLNGHYPSICAIRSKNNLSTYLYDFEYGQTYYCRSFAKKEGKVYYSEVKSVQTKVAGVGKISTSPVCEVSDRSARTGYMIREKSATNIKRMGICWGDSPRVRLDSLGETGSFVTGKITEYQQIYLHDLRPSTTYYARAFIENAGGIAYGETYKFKTRPSGQLGKQPWKKIVSLPDRVVEVGTLAACNGSLFLFGSQALWEYNLDSGEWLRREEILGQVFFPLIVTAGNCFYCSQRTVGYSELWKYDVEKHTWEKLLNVLAEDEVYSGVFYEGYIYYKSRGSALRRFDVSDNTIIPFGYNQLFNGGQYLFIIDNVLYVGSGSNFARFPFRSYAWDRLPDFPIESFMWTPFVTEIDSRFYLFGGMYPYESFDLQGVPLTFYYEPEMNKWIRVADCPIEEGGVVDVRSDGYSVVEGGYVLCGRHIWQYFPEEDVDCELVAE encoded by the coding sequence ATGAAGGTGTTGTTTTTTTCGATTTGTCTGTTTTTCGTTTTGGAAGCTTGCGTGCGGGAAAGTAATTCTCCGTTGGGAAGTGGTTCCTATTCACCTCAGGCAGGAGTTCCTGTTTCGGAAATAGAAATGGATACCTGTTTACCTAATGATGTGTATCTCCGGGTATGTTTAAAGTCGACAGGAGAACGGAAAATAGTGAAAGCTTTGTTTGTTTACAGCATGGATAGCCTTTTAAGAGAAGAGTATCGAGATACAATCGTGTTGACCTTGGCAAACGATACAACCTATGGAGTAAGGTTGTTTAATTTAATTCCTGACTTGTCTTATTATTGCCAAGCGATCGTGCAAAATGCGGAATTTACCGGTGTTTCTCCGGAGTTTGTATTCAATACTCCTTCATCTGATGGGAGTGTACGAATGCTATCATTTATTTCAGCCCAGACGTATCAACACATTTTTATGCATGAATACACGGAAGGAGAGCCTGATTCCGTGGGACTTGTTTGGGGAACTGATCCTTACGTTAGATTAAACGGTCACTATCCTTCGATTTGTGCGATTCGTTCGAAAAATAATCTTAGTACTTATCTATATGATTTTGAGTATGGTCAGACCTATTATTGTCGTTCTTTTGCGAAAAAAGAAGGAAAGGTATATTATAGTGAGGTGAAAAGTGTCCAAACGAAGGTTGCCGGTGTTGGGAAAATTTCAACTTCTCCGGTTTGCGAGGTTTCCGATCGTTCGGCCAGGACGGGGTATATGATTCGGGAGAAGAGTGCCACGAATATTAAGCGAATGGGAATATGTTGGGGTGATTCCCCTCGGGTGCGTTTGGATAGTCTTGGGGAAACGGGAAGTTTTGTAACGGGTAAAATCACGGAATATCAACAGATATATTTGCACGATCTACGACCTTCGACCACCTATTATGCCCGTGCTTTTATCGAGAATGCTGGAGGTATTGCTTATGGGGAAACCTATAAGTTTAAGACCCGGCCATCAGGTCAGTTGGGAAAACAGCCTTGGAAAAAGATTGTTTCCTTGCCCGATCGGGTGGTGGAGGTTGGAACATTAGCTGCTTGTAACGGGAGTTTATTCCTGTTCGGGAGTCAGGCTTTATGGGAATACAATCTTGATTCCGGAGAATGGTTACGTCGTGAAGAGATACTGGGGCAGGTGTTCTTTCCTTTGATTGTCACCGCGGGGAATTGTTTTTATTGTTCACAAAGGACTGTCGGCTACTCGGAATTGTGGAAATATGATGTTGAAAAGCATACTTGGGAGAAATTATTGAATGTTTTGGCAGAAGATGAAGTTTATTCCGGAGTGTTTTATGAGGGGTATATCTATTATAAATCAAGAGGTTCAGCCTTACGAAGATTTGACGTGAGTGATAACACGATTATTCCTTTCGGTTATAATCAGTTGTTTAACGGGGGACAATATTTGTTTATTATAGATAATGTGTTGTACGTGGGGAGTGGATCCAATTTTGCCCGTTTCCCTTTTCGTTCTTATGCTTGGGATAGGTTACCTGATTTTCCTATTGAAAGTTTTATGTGGACGCCTTTCGTTACAGAAATTGATAGTCGATTTTATTTATTTGGAGGTATGTATCCTTATGAGTCATTTGATTTACAGGGGGTACCACTTACTTTTTATTATGAACCGGAAATGAATAAATGGATTCGTGTTGCTGATTGCCCTATAGAAGAGGGGGGTGTAGTGGATGTCAGATCTGATGGATATTCCGTGGTAGAAGGAGGATATGTCCTTTGTGGGCGGCATATTTGGCAATATTTTCCGGAAGAGGACGTGGACTGCGAACTAGTAGCAGAATAA
- a CDS encoding DUF6266 family protein, whose protein sequence is MATVNNSSLQGASGKIDGHVAYTVGNKTYLRKLAVSISNPRTEKQTAQRVKLTAAQTMYRAIRGSLLEKVHAIAAKEEERRSGYHGFLHANMNMFGQDDYIDYPRLVISTGSLQLPFGTKATRCTPEELELAWLDNSSTVTAQPSDRLLVAAIFNTEPYQPEVLETNVFCRQNGQASVLLPEGEWETAHLYCFFSAENRKRFSPCMYFTVSKL, encoded by the coding sequence ATGGCAACAGTAAACAATTCCTCTCTCCAAGGTGCCTCCGGAAAAATCGACGGGCACGTGGCTTACACCGTGGGTAACAAAACTTACCTGCGCAAGCTTGCCGTAAGCATTAGTAACCCACGCACCGAAAAACAAACGGCACAACGAGTCAAGCTTACCGCCGCGCAAACCATGTACAGGGCCATCCGGGGAAGCCTCCTCGAAAAAGTCCACGCCATCGCGGCGAAAGAAGAAGAACGGAGGTCCGGCTACCACGGTTTTCTACACGCCAACATGAACATGTTCGGCCAGGACGATTACATCGATTACCCCCGGTTGGTCATATCCACCGGCAGCCTGCAATTACCCTTCGGCACGAAAGCCACGAGGTGTACCCCCGAGGAGTTGGAACTGGCGTGGCTCGACAACTCGTCAACCGTCACGGCTCAACCCTCTGACCGGCTACTCGTTGCCGCCATCTTCAACACCGAACCCTACCAACCCGAGGTGCTGGAAACGAACGTTTTTTGCCGGCAAAACGGCCAGGCCTCCGTTCTTTTGCCGGAAGGAGAATGGGAAACTGCCCATTTATACTGCTTTTTCAGCGCGGAGAACAGAAAACGGTTTTCCCCGTGCATGTATTTCACCGTTTCAAAACTTTAA
- a CDS encoding anti-sigma factor family protein — MQEKECTYTTAQVGRYLMNKMSPEEETLFQEHLISCPACCRKLQEMRNLAAALSANRPHSLAKRECKKRHFVKILVSIVLFFSGSYGIYWWQFHSTEEEVFPPASPDIFHHADTLKTPDTLNITRETVK; from the coding sequence ATGCAAGAAAAAGAATGTACATACACGACCGCCCAAGTTGGACGCTACCTGATGAACAAAATGTCCCCGGAAGAAGAAACCCTTTTCCAGGAGCACCTTATTTCCTGCCCTGCCTGTTGTCGGAAACTGCAAGAAATGCGAAATCTTGCCGCCGCGTTATCCGCGAACCGCCCCCATTCACTCGCGAAGAGAGAATGCAAGAAACGCCACTTCGTGAAAATACTCGTCTCCATCGTTCTCTTTTTCTCCGGGAGCTACGGCATCTATTGGTGGCAATTCCACTCCACGGAAGAAGAAGTCTTTCCACCCGCATCACCCGACATTTTTCACCACGCGGACACGCTCAAAACTCCGGACACGCTTAACATCACGAGAGAAACCGTGAAGTAA
- a CDS encoding RNA polymerase sigma factor produces MIQDKECIIREFLMKDNENYNLTSLGFIQDFEKEISFLLELSQDLPMTTFSAWKHQLLNTYYAERQFPAFVQSNINVPLFIENIYSKAQNMVETKYWKESPAEVNTYIAAFKDSLAYLLPRDLFLKYYHYYFTTDLRLNTPEELYYYCQQITDTIFPLSSTEILEHVKNAHPVFCTGISKWLKKLIRQDLPEREDIHHETYIAFIEAIKKNRLAAPEQPLSIRNYAIGIIKNKFMESYRQRKTLVLKEENQLITLLDQKNPETEEWLVEKEKILNILQDPDNPLQKELFRGIEDKIEIFILHFVKGLSYEEIAIQKYGNLAPKELKRKTDKFRQDICRVKAPLCSHIEKIISKL; encoded by the coding sequence ATGATACAAGACAAAGAATGCATCATTCGTGAGTTCTTGATGAAAGACAACGAAAACTATAATCTCACTTCGCTCGGCTTCATACAAGACTTCGAAAAAGAAATCTCGTTTCTTTTAGAACTAAGTCAAGACCTCCCGATGACGACATTCAGCGCGTGGAAACACCAACTTCTGAACACCTACTACGCGGAACGACAATTCCCCGCTTTCGTGCAATCCAACATAAATGTCCCGCTTTTCATCGAAAACATTTACAGCAAAGCACAAAACATGGTAGAAACCAAATACTGGAAGGAGTCGCCCGCCGAAGTCAACACTTACATCGCCGCGTTCAAAGACTCGCTCGCCTACCTGCTACCCCGCGACCTGTTTCTCAAATACTATCATTACTACTTTACAACCGATCTCCGGCTAAACACCCCGGAAGAACTATACTACTACTGCCAGCAAATCACGGACACCATATTTCCCCTCTCCAGCACCGAAATACTGGAACACGTCAAGAACGCGCACCCCGTATTCTGCACGGGTATCTCGAAATGGCTCAAAAAACTGATACGACAAGACCTGCCCGAGCGGGAAGACATTCACCATGAAACATACATCGCGTTCATCGAGGCCATCAAAAAAAACCGGCTGGCCGCCCCCGAACAACCGTTGTCCATCAGAAATTACGCCATCGGGATCATCAAAAACAAATTCATGGAATCCTATCGCCAACGGAAAACACTCGTGTTAAAAGAAGAAAACCAACTAATCACCTTGCTCGATCAGAAAAACCCCGAAACCGAGGAGTGGCTGGTAGAAAAAGAAAAAATATTAAACATCCTGCAAGACCCGGACAACCCCTTGCAGAAAGAACTGTTCCGGGGAATAGAAGACAAAATAGAAATATTCATACTCCATTTCGTGAAAGGCCTCTCCTACGAGGAGATCGCCATCCAGAAATACGGCAACCTCGCCCCGAAAGAATTGAAAAGGAAAACGGATAAATTTCGGCAAGACATTTGTCGGGTAAAAGCCCCGTTATGTTCCCACATCGAAAAAATCATCTCTAAACTATAG
- a CDS encoding DUF6175 family protein, which produces MKKWYLSLLFLFVFYGMKGQSYSGDVEFLSNIQGVIVVRATGIHEKKKEASEMAIKSAFYAYFFSGISGLNNGLPLIGEGGQEKFKDYFSRFFEGGRYFNFVRKEELMEEPERLRSKAYKAVVRLTFSNDALLRDMEMNQVVLTRTDVVPKTIELPSIMVVPYRKGNETFADLLQGDSDRRVAVSVIQKSFINKGVNTNDFEAKYRSIERRALHQADSRTSPDAELLKNSGSDVYVEVDLIKDITAEGARVTMNLKAYETSSGATLASETYISNRFKTNATDKLCYYAIQDVEDSFLKQVVAALAEKESKGNAVVLDFSLSGTAEIDFDTEVGDMGFPLSDVLRMWVKKNAKGGSYHIQGATAESVIFDRVQVPNRSDREEVMDANDFALSLFLYLKKQNVNCEKKVEGNTIYIKIIK; this is translated from the coding sequence ATGAAAAAGTGGTATTTGTCATTATTGTTCTTGTTTGTGTTTTATGGCATGAAAGGACAATCTTATTCGGGAGATGTGGAATTTTTGAGTAATATTCAGGGGGTGATTGTCGTGCGTGCGACCGGAATTCACGAGAAGAAGAAGGAGGCTTCGGAGATGGCTATCAAGTCGGCTTTTTATGCTTATTTTTTCTCGGGTATATCGGGATTGAATAACGGGCTTCCGTTAATAGGAGAGGGTGGACAAGAGAAGTTTAAAGATTATTTCAGCCGTTTTTTTGAAGGGGGAAGGTATTTTAATTTTGTTCGTAAGGAGGAGTTGATGGAAGAGCCGGAGAGGTTGCGTTCGAAAGCTTATAAAGCAGTTGTCCGGTTGACATTCTCGAATGATGCTTTGTTGCGGGATATGGAGATGAATCAGGTCGTGTTGACCCGGACGGATGTAGTGCCGAAAACGATAGAATTACCGTCGATTATGGTGGTTCCTTATCGGAAAGGAAATGAAACTTTTGCCGATTTGTTACAAGGTGATTCGGATCGTCGGGTGGCCGTATCCGTGATCCAAAAGAGTTTTATTAACAAGGGGGTAAATACGAATGATTTCGAAGCTAAGTACCGGAGTATTGAGCGTAGAGCTCTGCATCAGGCAGACTCTCGAACTTCTCCTGACGCGGAATTGTTGAAAAATTCAGGTTCGGATGTTTACGTGGAAGTTGATCTTATTAAAGATATTACGGCGGAAGGTGCTCGCGTTACGATGAATTTAAAGGCATACGAGACTTCTTCGGGAGCAACCTTGGCCTCTGAAACCTATATATCCAATCGTTTTAAGACGAACGCGACGGATAAGTTGTGTTATTACGCGATTCAGGATGTGGAAGATAGTTTTTTAAAGCAGGTCGTAGCCGCTTTGGCGGAAAAGGAGAGCAAAGGGAATGCCGTGGTGTTGGATTTTTCTTTGTCCGGGACGGCTGAGATAGATTTTGATACAGAAGTGGGAGATATGGGTTTCCCGTTGAGTGACGTGTTACGGATGTGGGTAAAGAAAAATGCTAAAGGTGGTAGTTATCATATACAGGGAGCCACGGCCGAGAGTGTGATTTTTGATAGGGTGCAAGTACCTAACCGTTCGGATCGTGAGGAAGTAATGGATGCAAATGATTTTGCTTTGAGTCTTTTTCTCTATTTAAAGAAGCAAAATGTGAATTGCGAGAAAAAAGTTGAAGGGAATACGATATATATCAAGATTATTAAATAA
- a CDS encoding LPP20 family lipoprotein: MRYLLGVLLFCLLGNLEAQERPDWVKQRPVSSMHYIGIACVSKSEKDYMQKAKQQALNDLISEIKVNVASTSLLHTLEENDRVWSEYEESIRVEARESVENFKMRGSWQSDTEYWVYYELNKFDYEEMVEKRREKAVREGFDYWWQGESSRNRGDLTIALACYLKGLEAIRPAINEDLICSVEGKDMDVGHELYNSLLNLFRGITIRTTPGTVEGRAFQGVDAPVSVHVEREGVPLRNVALSCQFVSGDGVLSKELVTDESGNADLYIRNITSKEPGQEIAIVLNKSLFASLEKSVYKGMLKSVQEVMPQGRVNVSVKKMSVKAFLEVKDGADQVLKRVVSSLLTNSYFDLAESPSQADVLVLVKTEFRKGEEIPGEMYNLTAYYTTVNIDIVNNRSNADILHYGIDEMRSLAPAKNSLTAARNAAMTSVSKRLRQELEKELKRMNIDMLGDINPNPDRLKKKPVANVKPDVKVDAKPDEKKPVIVVKKPASKEPEYAEGELIPNLFVRYVGKKDYGDKTILSLKVINRLGDDYNMNLIRYDVKVVNEKGEEVKIERMRLGSSEDSHRVSATIVPDVEMSLVLEMKKIQSAKLIQISDSKGTVKLRNLK, from the coding sequence ATGAGGTATTTGCTGGGGGTGTTATTATTTTGTTTGCTTGGAAATTTGGAGGCTCAAGAGCGTCCGGATTGGGTGAAGCAGCGTCCGGTGTCGTCCATGCACTACATTGGGATAGCGTGTGTGTCGAAGAGTGAGAAGGATTACATGCAGAAGGCGAAACAGCAGGCGTTGAATGATTTGATCTCGGAAATCAAAGTGAACGTGGCGTCGACTTCTTTGTTGCATACGTTGGAGGAAAATGATCGAGTCTGGTCGGAGTACGAGGAAAGTATTCGGGTGGAGGCGAGAGAGAGCGTGGAAAACTTCAAGATGAGAGGTAGTTGGCAAAGTGATACAGAGTATTGGGTGTATTACGAATTGAACAAGTTCGATTACGAGGAGATGGTTGAGAAGCGCAGGGAAAAAGCGGTGCGGGAAGGATTTGATTATTGGTGGCAGGGTGAATCTTCGCGAAACAGGGGGGATTTGACGATAGCGTTAGCGTGTTATTTGAAAGGTTTAGAGGCGATACGCCCGGCAATTAACGAAGATTTGATTTGCAGCGTGGAGGGAAAGGATATGGATGTCGGGCACGAACTTTATAATTCTTTGTTGAATTTATTTCGAGGAATAACTATCAGGACGACTCCCGGGACGGTGGAGGGAAGGGCTTTTCAAGGAGTAGACGCTCCGGTTTCCGTACACGTGGAGCGTGAGGGTGTTCCTTTGAGGAACGTGGCGTTGTCTTGCCAATTTGTTTCAGGAGACGGGGTGTTGTCAAAAGAACTGGTGACGGATGAGTCCGGTAACGCGGATTTATACATTCGAAATATAACTTCCAAGGAACCGGGTCAAGAAATTGCTATTGTTTTGAACAAGTCGTTGTTTGCCTCGTTGGAGAAAAGCGTGTACAAGGGGATGTTGAAGAGCGTGCAGGAGGTTATGCCCCAAGGGCGGGTGAACGTGAGTGTCAAGAAAATGTCGGTGAAAGCTTTTTTGGAAGTAAAAGATGGTGCGGATCAGGTGTTGAAACGAGTGGTTTCCAGTTTGTTGACGAATAGTTATTTTGATTTGGCAGAATCACCCTCTCAAGCGGATGTTTTGGTGTTGGTAAAGACTGAATTCCGTAAGGGGGAGGAAATCCCTGGGGAGATGTATAATCTCACGGCATATTACACGACGGTGAATATTGATATCGTGAATAACCGGAGTAACGCGGATATTTTGCATTACGGGATTGATGAAATGAGGAGTTTGGCTCCGGCTAAAAATTCGTTGACGGCAGCCAGAAATGCAGCGATGACGAGTGTTTCAAAACGTTTGCGCCAGGAGTTGGAGAAGGAACTGAAAAGAATGAATATCGATATGTTGGGAGATATTAATCCTAATCCCGATCGTTTGAAGAAAAAGCCCGTGGCGAATGTGAAGCCGGACGTGAAGGTTGATGCGAAGCCGGACGAGAAAAAGCCTGTCATCGTGGTGAAAAAGCCCGCAAGTAAGGAACCCGAGTACGCGGAGGGGGAGTTGATCCCGAATTTGTTCGTGCGTTACGTGGGAAAAAAGGATTACGGGGATAAGACAATTTTGAGTTTGAAGGTCATAAACAGATTGGGGGATGATTACAACATGAACTTGATTCGTTATGACGTGAAGGTTGTTAACGAAAAAGGGGAAGAGGTGAAAATCGAGCGGATGAGGTTGGGATCTTCTGAAGATAGTCATCGGGTATCGGCCACGATTGTTCCGGATGTTGAGATGTCATTGGTTTTGGAAATGAAAAAGATACAGTCGGCTAAATTGATTCAAATATCGGATTCGAAAGGAACTGTAAAGTTGAGAAATTTGAAATAA
- a CDS encoding response regulator transcription factor: MEEKINILYAEDNTTAAMIYMEILEEAGYAVTLAKEGDKAWQLYETGTWDLLLLDMDLPEKDGHELIRLVREKGDQIPIVILSSVNHNHALYEGADDYLVKGCSVDDVKARLDKAIARTKCLNTEKVQGLFRISPDTTFNKNNRILSISGKKEELKSMESNILWLFCLRINEVISTVEMCETLWGIYTSDKEKALTRYVCLLNKKLKADKSIAIQNEFARGYKLVNGL, from the coding sequence ATGGAAGAAAAAATAAACATACTCTATGCCGAGGACAACACCACGGCCGCCATGATATACATGGAAATCCTGGAAGAAGCCGGGTACGCGGTAACCCTTGCCAAGGAGGGGGATAAGGCATGGCAACTATACGAAACCGGCACGTGGGACCTCTTGTTGCTAGACATGGATTTGCCGGAAAAGGATGGTCATGAACTGATTCGCCTTGTGCGGGAAAAAGGAGACCAAATCCCGATCGTGATTCTTAGTTCCGTCAACCACAACCATGCCCTATACGAAGGTGCCGACGATTATCTCGTGAAAGGTTGTAGCGTGGACGACGTGAAGGCACGCTTGGATAAGGCTATCGCCAGAACCAAATGCCTAAACACGGAAAAAGTACAAGGCCTTTTCCGTATTTCTCCCGACACCACGTTCAACAAAAACAACCGGATACTCTCCATCTCCGGCAAAAAAGAAGAGCTGAAAAGCATGGAATCAAACATCTTATGGTTATTCTGCCTGCGGATCAACGAGGTGATTTCCACCGTGGAAATGTGCGAAACACTCTGGGGCATCTATACCTCGGACAAAGAAAAAGCCCTCACAAGATACGTCTGCCTGCTGAACAAAAAACTGAAAGCAGATAAAAGTATAGCCATTCAAAACGAATTTGCACGAGGTTACAAACTCGTGAACGGCTTGTAA
- a CDS encoding sensor histidine kinase, with amino-acid sequence MKHDLRIIGYITFTIFILLWINQLFSGIKLYETVKTRWQIHMDSIIESVIPPYMELLQTDSVQKQTHLLSTLDSALRVQTPNAVHFAIAQLDSTRQTIAKFRGNQTRTSDITRGKIYPINNSSRESLAIYYNFPISFFLERSWQDLLTIVALTLLLILGLLYLSHAQQHLSRLQEEMIKQVVHDWKTPLASIITLTELIEKKSIAEDDEKGRMKIRLIQEEASQLKTSSQQLLKTLSGLAHLNINRDEFNLKNEILSLFEKQHLANHGQKNIQLNLRYLVESETIYASHFYLLGALQNILDNAVKYSGDTPQITVICYQKRGTFVIEIRDNGPGIPKKQQKYIFNKYYQANKNSTGKKGYGLGLNYVYNVIKAHKGKITVDSPPGKGCTFTIYLRKWKKK; translated from the coding sequence ATGAAACACGATTTAAGAATAATAGGCTACATCACGTTCACGATATTCATTTTATTGTGGATCAACCAATTATTCTCCGGAATTAAATTATACGAAACCGTCAAAACACGTTGGCAAATACACATGGATTCTATAATAGAATCCGTTATTCCCCCGTACATGGAACTCCTGCAAACAGATTCTGTCCAAAAACAAACCCATCTTTTATCGACACTGGACAGTGCGTTACGTGTCCAAACTCCCAATGCCGTCCATTTCGCCATCGCACAGTTAGACAGCACACGTCAAACGATTGCCAAGTTCCGGGGCAACCAAACACGCACATCCGACATAACACGGGGAAAAATTTACCCGATAAATAATTCTTCCCGCGAATCCTTGGCCATTTATTACAATTTTCCGATCTCCTTCTTTTTAGAGAGATCGTGGCAGGACCTTCTCACCATAGTTGCGCTAACCCTACTGCTCATTCTGGGCTTACTATACCTGTCCCACGCACAACAACATCTATCCCGCCTCCAGGAAGAAATGATCAAACAAGTCGTGCATGATTGGAAAACACCCCTCGCAAGCATCATAACCTTGACTGAACTTATTGAAAAGAAATCCATCGCCGAGGATGACGAAAAAGGACGAATGAAAATCCGGCTCATACAAGAAGAAGCCAGCCAACTGAAAACCAGTTCCCAGCAATTACTTAAAACGTTAAGCGGATTGGCCCACCTGAACATCAACCGGGACGAATTTAACTTGAAAAACGAGATCCTCTCGTTATTCGAGAAGCAACACCTCGCCAACCACGGACAAAAAAACATCCAGCTAAACTTGCGCTATCTCGTTGAATCCGAAACCATTTATGCGTCACATTTCTACCTACTCGGAGCCCTTCAAAATATTTTGGATAATGCCGTGAAATACAGCGGAGACACGCCACAGATCACCGTCATCTGTTATCAAAAAAGAGGAACCTTCGTTATCGAAATAAGGGACAACGGCCCCGGTATTCCCAAAAAACAACAAAAATATATTTTCAATAAATACTATCAGGCAAACAAAAACTCTACCGGCAAAAAAGGATACGGACTAGGCCTTAACTACGTCTACAACGTTATCAAAGCCCACAAGGGAAAAATCACGGTAGACAGCCCGCCGGGAAAAGGATGTACATTCACTATATACTTACGCAAATGGAAGAAAAAATAA